In the genome of Mycoplasma seminis, one region contains:
- the rplE gene encoding 50S ribosomal protein L5, whose product MLKDVYLEKAVPALKEKYNYKSTMEVPRIEKVVLNMTAGKEINNSKAIEEVLNELTLISSQKPYQTTAKKSNASWKLREGMPMGGKVTLRRERMWDFLDKLINVAMPRIRDFRGANPKAFDGRGNYNLGIKEEIIFPEIEFDKIRRIKGLDVIIVTSAKTDAEAKTLLESIGVPFDKKGAK is encoded by the coding sequence ATGCTTAAAGACGTTTATTTAGAAAAAGCAGTTCCTGCTTTAAAAGAAAAATACAATTACAAATCAACAATGGAAGTTCCAAGAATTGAAAAAGTAGTATTAAACATGACTGCTGGTAAAGAAATCAATAACTCAAAAGCAATCGAAGAAGTTTTAAATGAATTAACATTAATTTCATCACAAAAACCATATCAAACAACAGCTAAGAAATCAAACGCTTCATGAAAATTACGTGAAGGAATGCCTATGGGTGGAAAAGTTACACTTCGTAGAGAAAGAATGTGAGATTTCTTAGACAAATTAATCAACGTAGCAATGCCTCGTATTCGTGACTTCCGTGGAGCTAACCCTAAAGCTTTCGATGGAAGAGGAAACTACAACTTAGGAATTAAAGAAGAAATCATCTTCCCAGAAATCGAATTTGACAAAATCCGTAGAATTAAAGGACTTGATGTTATTATTGTAACAAGCGCAAAAACTGATGCAGAAGCTAAAACATTACTTGAAAGCATTGGTGTACCATTTGACAAAAAAGGAGCTAAATAA
- the rpsJ gene encoding 30S ribosomal protein S10 — MSKLNIKVKGFDHALVDQAAKKIFAVAKEGSKKVSGPIPLPTKRDEVTILRSVHVNKKSREQFESRTHQRLVVITDPSAETQDKLNRLELPAGVDIQVKVK; from the coding sequence ATGAGTAAACTAAATATCAAGGTTAAAGGATTTGACCACGCTTTAGTAGACCAAGCTGCTAAAAAAATCTTTGCAGTAGCTAAAGAAGGTTCTAAAAAAGTTAGTGGACCAATTCCTCTTCCTACAAAAAGAGATGAAGTTACTATTTTAAGATCTGTTCACGTTAACAAAAAATCTCGTGAACAATTCGAAAGCAGAACACACCAAAGATTAGTTGTAATTACCGATCCTTCTGCTGAAACACAAGATAAATTAAATAGACTTGAATTACCAGCTGGTGTGGATATTCAAGTTAAAGTTAAATAA
- a CDS encoding IS30 family transposase, translating to MQKTCWCFSYLSINEWTKSKIYTRENTLDGKRITSLEKWKPLHKFTQDWISKHKEYRSLTTAEKKRLTSEQLVYYRKTSLQKILDKFEDYVKENNLQNVFIPTVQGFYEYIDRYYVDFEYKILTLKRKYGIAKSRLKKPKKAKIKSKLKFAKSVHERSEKINIREEFGHYEIDTVQFKKTSKYCLVTLLERKTRMLFAMYSKRDAVSVRLALEKLICKYSLKILTLTMDNGLENSELHKVKSIKEFYVCDPYSSWQKGSLENAHKEIRKIIPKGYEPQFICENFIFELIDSINKDKRNYYFENSQYPVRISPFELFKNYTKI from the coding sequence TTGCAAAAGACATGTTGGTGCTTTTCGTACCTTTCAATAAACGAATGAACCAAATCAAAAATCTATACAAGAGAAAATACCTTGGATGGAAAAAGAATAACATCATTAGAAAAATGAAAACCATTACACAAATTTACGCAAGATTGAATTTCCAAACATAAAGAATATAGAAGTTTAACAACAGCCGAAAAGAAAAGACTAACAAGCGAACAACTTGTTTATTATAGAAAAACTTCGTTGCAAAAAATATTAGATAAGTTTGAGGATTATGTAAAAGAAAATAATCTACAAAATGTTTTTATTCCTACCGTACAGGGCTTTTATGAATATATCGACAGATATTATGTTGATTTTGAATATAAAATACTTACTTTAAAAAGAAAGTATGGAATCGCAAAAAGCAGACTAAAGAAACCTAAAAAAGCAAAAATTAAATCTAAATTAAAATTTGCAAAAAGTGTTCACGAGCGTTCAGAAAAAATAAATATAAGAGAAGAATTTGGACACTATGAAATAGATACTGTTCAGTTCAAAAAGACAAGTAAATATTGCTTAGTTACATTGCTAGAAAGAAAAACTAGAATGTTATTTGCGATGTATTCTAAAAGAGATGCAGTCTCCGTCAGATTAGCGCTTGAAAAGCTGATATGCAAATATAGCTTGAAAATTCTAACTTTAACAATGGACAATGGTTTAGAAAATTCTGAACTTCATAAAGTAAAATCCATAAAAGAATTTTATGTATGTGACCCTTATTCTTCATGACAAAAAGGAAGTTTAGAAAACGCACATAAAGAGATTAGAAAGATTATTCCAAAAGGTTATGAACCACAGTTTATTTGTGAAAATTTCATATTTGAATTAATTGATTCAATTAATAAAGATAAACGAAATTATTACTTTGAAAATAGTCAATATCCAGTTAGAATTTCACCATTTGAATTATTTAAAAATTACACAAAAATTTAA
- the rplN gene encoding 50S ribosomal protein L14 — protein MIQELSRANVADNSGAKEIGVIRILGGSKKKVANIGDIIVCSVKKAIPNGMVKEGQVVKAVVVRTSYGIHRDNGSYIRFDDNAVVLLKEDLTPRGTRVFGPVAREIREKFPKIVSLAPEVL, from the coding sequence ATGATTCAAGAATTATCAAGAGCAAACGTTGCTGATAACTCAGGTGCTAAAGAAATCGGAGTTATCCGTATCTTAGGTGGATCAAAGAAAAAAGTAGCAAATATTGGTGATATTATTGTATGTTCAGTTAAAAAAGCTATTCCTAACGGAATGGTAAAAGAAGGTCAAGTGGTTAAAGCTGTTGTTGTTAGAACATCATACGGAATTCACCGTGATAACGGTTCATACATCCGTTTTGATGATAACGCTGTTGTATTACTTAAAGAGGACTTAACTCCACGTGGTACTCGTGTATTCGGACCAGTTGCACGTGAAATCCGTGAAAAATTCCCTAAAATTGTTTCACTTGCACCAGAAGTTTTATAG
- the rplR gene encoding 50S ribosomal protein L18: MKAKSRNAARKVKHVRLRQHISGTAAKPRLNVFKSHQNFYAQVIDDTKGVTLLSATTLQKGVYAGNVAAAAELGKKFGQEMVKAGIKEVVFDRGGYLYHGRVKAFADAVREQGVKF; this comes from the coding sequence ATGAAAGCAAAATCAAGAAACGCAGCTAGAAAAGTTAAACATGTACGTTTACGTCAACACATCAGTGGTACAGCTGCTAAACCACGTTTAAATGTGTTCAAATCACACCAAAACTTTTACGCTCAAGTTATCGATGACACAAAAGGTGTTACATTACTTTCAGCTACAACTTTACAAAAAGGTGTATACGCTGGTAATGTTGCTGCTGCCGCAGAATTAGGTAAGAAATTCGGTCAAGAAATGGTTAAAGCAGGAATCAAAGAAGTTGTATTCGATCGTGGTGGATACTTATACCACGGTAGAGTAAAAGCTTTCGCAGATGCAGTTAGAGAACAAGGAGTTAAATTCTAA
- the rplW gene encoding 50S ribosomal protein L23 yields MELTRVIIAPVLTEKSDIQRAQGVYTFKVDYKANKHQIAEAIETIFGVKVESVRTIKVDKKPKNVGRFHGFTNRYKKAMVTLKPGQDLNYVPGDEEEAQVVAEETQAKEEAKAAKAAKSADVEKKAAAKLAAKKATATKVTKTVAKKPTTKRKVGGE; encoded by the coding sequence ATGGAATTAACAAGAGTTATTATTGCCCCTGTGTTAACTGAAAAATCAGACATTCAAAGAGCACAAGGAGTTTACACTTTCAAAGTAGATTACAAAGCTAACAAACACCAAATCGCAGAAGCTATCGAAACAATTTTCGGGGTTAAAGTAGAATCAGTTAGAACAATCAAAGTTGATAAAAAACCTAAAAACGTTGGAAGATTCCACGGATTTACAAACCGTTACAAAAAAGCTATGGTTACTTTAAAACCAGGACAAGATCTTAACTATGTTCCAGGTGATGAAGAAGAAGCACAAGTAGTTGCTGAAGAAACACAAGCAAAAGAAGAAGCTAAAGCAGCTAAAGCTGCAAAAAGCGCTGATGTTGAAAAGAAAGCAGCTGCAAAACTTGCTGCTAAAAAAGCAACAGCAACAAAAGTTACAAAAACAGTAGCTAAAAAACCTACTACAAAACGTAAAGTTGGTGGAGAATAA
- the rplO gene encoding 50S ribosomal protein L15, giving the protein MAIKLNNLKFADGSRPEKHRKGRGHAAGKGKQAGKGQSGQNKRKGHRLGFEGGQTPWFRRIGKRGFNNVNHIEYQVINLSDLENKFNDGDTVTLEALFDSNLIKRQMPVKLLGNGEITKKLTIYVHKASASAKEAFEKVGGTIHEL; this is encoded by the coding sequence ATGGCTATCAAATTAAATAACTTAAAATTTGCTGATGGTTCAAGACCAGAAAAACACCGTAAAGGTAGAGGACACGCTGCCGGAAAAGGTAAACAAGCTGGTAAAGGACAATCAGGACAAAACAAACGTAAGGGACACAGATTAGGATTCGAAGGGGGACAAACTCCTTGATTCCGTAGAATTGGAAAACGTGGATTTAACAACGTTAACCACATTGAATACCAAGTTATCAACCTTTCAGATTTAGAAAACAAATTTAACGACGGTGATACAGTTACTCTAGAAGCATTATTCGATTCAAACTTAATCAAAAGACAAATGCCTGTTAAATTATTAGGAAACGGTGAAATTACTAAAAAATTAACAATTTACGTTCACAAAGCTTCAGCTTCAGCTAAAGAAGCATTCGAAAAAGTTGGTGGAACAATTCACGAATTATAA
- the rpmC gene encoding 50S ribosomal protein L29, which yields MLYKELKEKSVEELQELVAQLKAELFTLRYRNVTGDLKETHKIALIRKDIAKALTALNEKKGAK from the coding sequence ATGCTTTACAAAGAATTAAAAGAAAAATCAGTTGAAGAATTACAAGAATTAGTAGCTCAACTTAAGGCAGAATTATTTACTTTAAGATACAGAAATGTTACAGGTGATTTAAAAGAAACACACAAAATTGCACTTATTAGAAAAGACATCGCTAAAGCTCTTACAGCTTTAAACGAAAAAAAAGGAGCTAAATAA
- the rplV gene encoding 50S ribosomal protein L22, with protein sequence MAQQAKAHVKLQRVSVSKAKLVANLFRGKDVTTALGLLHNVNKKSAPIFIKLLESAVANATHNHGMDATKLYVKEVYVNEGPTLKRFQPRSQGRAYSILKRTSNLSVVLEERN encoded by the coding sequence ATGGCTCAACAAGCAAAAGCACACGTTAAATTACAAAGAGTTAGCGTTTCTAAAGCTAAATTAGTAGCAAACCTTTTCAGGGGAAAAGATGTTACAACAGCTTTAGGACTTCTACACAATGTAAACAAAAAATCAGCTCCTATTTTTATCAAGTTATTAGAATCAGCAGTTGCAAACGCTACACACAACCACGGTATGGATGCAACTAAATTATATGTAAAAGAAGTTTATGTAAATGAAGGTCCTACTCTTAAGAGATTCCAACCAAGAAGTCAAGGACGTGCTTACTCAATCTTAAAACGTACATCAAATTTATCAGTAGTATTAGAGGAGAGAAATTAA
- the rpsS gene encoding 30S ribosomal protein S19, translating to MARSLKKGPFADAHLLNKVDAVVQGKAPKKPIKTWSRRSTIFPDFVGLTFAVHNGKQFIEVYVTDDMVGHKLGEFAPTRTFSGHGADKGKKK from the coding sequence ATGGCTCGTAGTCTTAAAAAAGGTCCATTCGCTGACGCACATTTACTTAACAAAGTTGATGCTGTAGTTCAAGGGAAAGCACCAAAAAAACCAATTAAAACTTGATCAAGACGTTCTACAATCTTCCCAGACTTTGTTGGATTAACATTTGCTGTACACAACGGTAAACAATTCATCGAAGTTTATGTAACAGATGATATGGTAGGACACAAATTAGGAGAATTCGCACCAACTAGAACATTCTCAGGACACGGTGCAGACAAAGGTAAGAAGAAATAA
- the rplD gene encoding 50S ribosomal protein L4, producing the protein MAETVKKSTTTKAPAKKAAPKKTAAKATAPKSAKVTVVKDKNAAKTSFKATLPAKLFASEKIYEQAIFDSILSERASRRQGTHKVKNRAEVSGSGKKPWRQKGTGRARTSSLRTPVFVGGGRAFGPTPNRNYSLKVNRKVKLAAFVSALTLLAKDNAVIVDDLALDTISTKAMAAKLAELKVNNFKNVLVVTENETVFKSAKNIPNVVLSKANSLTVERIIGADVMVISNESLKLLEGKVK; encoded by the coding sequence ATGGCTGAAACAGTTAAAAAATCAACAACAACTAAAGCACCAGCTAAAAAAGCTGCTCCTAAAAAGACTGCTGCTAAAGCAACAGCACCTAAATCAGCAAAAGTTACAGTAGTTAAAGACAAAAACGCTGCTAAAACATCATTCAAAGCTACATTACCTGCAAAATTATTTGCAAGCGAAAAAATCTACGAACAAGCAATTTTTGACTCTATTCTTTCAGAAAGAGCTTCAAGAAGACAAGGAACACACAAAGTTAAGAACCGTGCTGAAGTTTCTGGTTCAGGTAAAAAACCATGAAGACAAAAAGGTACAGGACGTGCTAGAACAAGCTCATTACGTACACCAGTATTCGTTGGTGGTGGTAGAGCATTTGGTCCTACACCAAACAGAAACTACTCATTAAAAGTTAACAGAAAAGTTAAACTTGCTGCATTTGTTTCAGCATTAACATTATTAGCTAAAGATAATGCTGTTATTGTTGATGATTTAGCATTAGATACAATCTCAACAAAAGCAATGGCTGCTAAACTTGCTGAATTAAAAGTTAATAACTTTAAAAATGTATTAGTAGTTACAGAAAACGAAACAGTTTTCAAATCAGCTAAAAACATTCCAAACGTTGTTTTATCAAAAGCTAACTCATTAACTGTTGAAAGAATTATCGGAGCTGATGTTATGGTTATTTCAAACGAAAGCTTAAAACTATTAGAAGGGAAAGTTAAATAA
- the rpsH gene encoding 30S ribosomal protein S8 has product MFITDPIADLVVRIKNANTRKHKTVTIPYSKQKEAIVKLILDEGYIASYSVEGEGVDKNILVTLKYKKNKSAIVDFKRVSKPGLRVYVKAEEIPSVISGFGTVIISTSKGLMTGKEARKENVGGEVIAYIW; this is encoded by the coding sequence ATGTTTATTACAGATCCAATTGCAGATTTAGTTGTTCGTATTAAGAACGCTAACACAAGAAAACATAAAACAGTTACAATTCCTTACTCAAAACAAAAAGAAGCTATTGTTAAGCTTATTTTAGATGAAGGGTACATTGCATCATATAGTGTTGAAGGTGAAGGTGTTGATAAAAACATCCTTGTTACATTAAAATACAAGAAAAATAAATCAGCTATCGTTGACTTCAAGAGAGTTTCAAAACCAGGTCTTAGAGTTTATGTTAAAGCTGAAGAAATTCCAAGTGTTATTTCAGGATTTGGTACAGTTATTATTTCTACATCAAAAGGACTTATGACAGGAAAAGAAGCTAGAAAGGAAAATGTAGGTGGTGAAGTTATCGCTTACATTTGATAG
- the rplB gene encoding 50S ribosomal protein L2 — MAIKHYKPTTNGRRNMSSLDYRANLSGHAPEKSLLVNLRNNAGRNNQGKITVRHHGGRVKRFYRIVDFKRNKDNIPAVVKTIEYDPNRSANICLLAYADGEKRYILAPKGIKLGQIVVSGPEADIMVGNALPLANIPEGTFVHNIEMQPGGGGVIARSAGTSAQILGKDDDGKYVVLRLKSGETRRILARCRATIGVVGNEEHLLVNVGKAGINRHKGIRPTVRGSVMNPVDHPHGGGEGKQPVGRKAPLTPWGKKALGVKTRKTKKSSNKLILRRRKDSK, encoded by the coding sequence ATGGCGATTAAACATTATAAGCCAACGACAAATGGTCGTAGAAACATGTCTTCTCTTGATTACAGAGCAAACTTATCAGGTCACGCTCCAGAAAAATCACTTTTAGTGAATTTAAGAAATAACGCTGGACGTAACAACCAAGGTAAGATTACTGTTAGACATCACGGAGGGCGTGTTAAAAGATTCTACAGAATTGTAGACTTTAAACGTAATAAAGATAACATCCCTGCTGTTGTTAAAACAATTGAATACGATCCAAACAGATCAGCAAACATTTGTTTATTAGCATATGCAGATGGAGAAAAAAGATACATCCTTGCTCCTAAAGGTATTAAATTAGGACAAATCGTAGTTTCAGGACCTGAAGCTGACATCATGGTAGGGAACGCTTTACCATTAGCTAACATTCCTGAAGGTACATTCGTACACAACATTGAAATGCAACCTGGAGGTGGTGGAGTTATTGCTCGTTCAGCAGGAACTTCAGCTCAAATCTTAGGTAAAGACGATGATGGTAAATACGTAGTGTTAAGATTAAAATCAGGTGAAACACGTCGTATCTTAGCTCGTTGTCGTGCAACAATTGGTGTTGTAGGAAACGAAGAACACTTACTTGTTAATGTTGGTAAAGCTGGAATCAACAGACACAAAGGTATTAGACCTACAGTACGTGGATCAGTAATGAACCCTGTAGACCACCCACATGGTGGAGGGGAAGGTAAGCAACCAGTTGGACGTAAAGCTCCACTTACACCTTGAGGTAAAAAAGCTCTTGGAGTTAAAACAAGAAAAACTAAGAAATCTTCAAATAAACTTATTTTAAGAAGAAGAAAGGATTCTAAATAA
- the rpsE gene encoding 30S ribosomal protein S5 produces the protein MENNKEVKKEVSGTQEVVAKKVRAPRKTSEGSEQQRPRRNAGARKPRAQKFESEFTEKVVDIARVTKVVKGGRRFSFSAFVVVGNKKGLVGYGHGKANEVPDAIRKAIKDAQNNLVSVPVVNGTIPHEIKAKFLASNVLLKPAPKGKGLIASGTVRAVVELAGYTDIVTKTYGSRSKANVVKATVKALENLRTVEEIAEIRDKNVKDLQ, from the coding sequence ATGGAAAACAATAAAGAAGTTAAAAAAGAAGTTTCTGGAACACAAGAAGTTGTAGCTAAAAAAGTTAGAGCTCCAAGAAAAACTTCAGAAGGTTCAGAACAACAACGTCCACGTCGTAATGCAGGTGCTAGAAAACCACGTGCTCAAAAATTTGAATCTGAATTTACAGAAAAAGTAGTTGATATTGCTCGTGTTACAAAAGTTGTTAAAGGTGGAAGAAGATTCAGCTTTTCAGCTTTCGTAGTTGTAGGAAACAAAAAAGGTTTAGTTGGATATGGACACGGAAAAGCAAACGAAGTTCCAGATGCAATTAGAAAAGCTATCAAAGATGCTCAAAACAACCTTGTTTCAGTACCAGTTGTTAACGGTACAATCCCTCACGAAATTAAAGCAAAATTCTTAGCTTCAAATGTTTTATTAAAACCAGCTCCTAAAGGAAAAGGACTTATCGCTTCAGGTACAGTTCGTGCTGTAGTAGAGCTTGCAGGATACACAGATATCGTTACTAAAACATACGGTTCACGTTCAAAAGCTAACGTAGTTAAAGCTACAGTTAAAGCTTTAGAAAACTTAAGAACAGTTGAAGAAATTGCTGAAATTAGAGATAAAAATGTAAAGGATTTACAATAA
- the rpsC gene encoding 30S ribosomal protein S3, translated as MGQKVNPNGFRYGVTKAHNSTWFADKNNFGSYLVEDAKIYKFFDKLVRQYQIGKVEVKRNKDNKVTVILHTAKPAAILGTEGKNVQELTVKLTKYLKNKNLNVNIQVVELKNPDLNAKLLAEMIATKLENRESFRSAQKIAIRGAMRAGAKGIKTAVSGRLNGVDMARTEGYSEGEMKLHTLRQNVDYATATARTTYGAIGVKVWVSLGEILEGDK; from the coding sequence ATGGGACAAAAAGTTAATCCTAATGGGTTCCGTTATGGTGTTACAAAAGCACATAACTCAACATGATTTGCAGATAAAAACAACTTTGGATCATATTTAGTTGAAGATGCTAAAATCTACAAATTCTTTGATAAATTAGTACGTCAATACCAAATCGGAAAAGTTGAAGTTAAACGTAACAAAGATAATAAAGTTACAGTTATTCTTCACACAGCTAAACCAGCAGCAATTCTTGGAACAGAAGGAAAAAATGTTCAAGAATTAACAGTTAAATTAACAAAATACTTAAAAAACAAGAACTTAAATGTAAACATTCAAGTTGTTGAACTTAAAAACCCTGATTTAAATGCAAAATTACTTGCAGAAATGATTGCTACAAAATTAGAAAACCGTGAAAGTTTCCGTTCAGCACAAAAAATCGCTATTAGAGGTGCGATGCGTGCTGGAGCAAAAGGAATTAAGACGGCTGTTAGTGGTCGTCTTAACGGAGTAGATATGGCTCGTACAGAAGGATATTCTGAAGGTGAAATGAAATTACACACATTAAGACAAAATGTTGACTATGCTACAGCTACAGCTAGAACAACATACGGTGCTATTGGTGTTAAAGTATGAGTATCATTAGGTGAAATTTTGGAAGGAGATAAATAA
- the rplX gene encoding 50S ribosomal protein L24, with protein sequence MNKIKLRKNDEVIVIAGKEKGQTGTIEKVLHKENKVIVKGLNFIKKHNKPSQQNQDGSITEKEAPIHVSNVQLLIKKATKDKPAQSSKIGYKVDAKGNKVRVARKTGKEI encoded by the coding sequence ATGAACAAAATTAAACTTAGAAAAAATGACGAAGTAATCGTTATTGCTGGTAAAGAAAAAGGTCAAACAGGAACAATTGAAAAAGTATTACACAAAGAAAATAAAGTTATCGTTAAAGGATTAAACTTTATTAAAAAACACAACAAACCTTCACAACAAAACCAAGACGGTTCAATTACAGAAAAAGAAGCTCCAATTCATGTTTCAAACGTGCAATTATTAATTAAAAAAGCAACTAAAGACAAACCTGCTCAATCTTCAAAAATTGGATACAAAGTTGATGCTAAAGGAAACAAAGTAAGAGTAGCAAGAAAGACAGGAAAGGAAATCTAA
- the rplF gene encoding 50S ribosomal protein L6, with translation MSRVGNRVITVPAGTTVTVDGNKVTVSGKNGTLERVFSPLITVNVEGNLVTTVRANEEKHTKQLHGTTNALIANMIKGVSEGFQIDLEIKGVGYKAELRGDQLIVNAGYSHPVTKTVPAELKVTVAKPTEISVFGNNKEVVGQFAAVVRGIRKPNVYSGKGISYKGEKIRRKEGKTASK, from the coding sequence ATGTCACGTGTTGGAAATCGTGTTATCACAGTTCCTGCTGGTACAACAGTAACAGTAGATGGAAACAAAGTAACAGTTTCAGGTAAAAACGGAACATTAGAAAGAGTTTTTAGTCCATTAATCACAGTTAACGTAGAAGGTAACTTAGTTACAACTGTACGTGCAAATGAAGAAAAACACACAAAACAATTACACGGAACAACAAACGCTTTAATCGCAAACATGATTAAAGGGGTTTCTGAAGGATTCCAAATCGACCTTGAAATTAAAGGGGTTGGATACAAAGCTGAATTAAGAGGTGATCAATTAATTGTTAATGCTGGTTACTCACACCCAGTTACAAAAACAGTTCCTGCTGAATTAAAAGTTACAGTTGCTAAACCAACAGAAATTTCTGTATTCGGAAACAATAAAGAAGTTGTTGGGCAATTTGCTGCTGTTGTTAGAGGAATTAGAAAACCTAATGTTTACTCAGGTAAAGGTATTTCTTACAAAGGCGAAAAAATTAGACGTAAAGAAGGGAAAACAGCTTCTAAATAA
- the rplP gene encoding 50S ribosomal protein L16 — protein sequence MLQPKRTKYRKPFLVKHDKRRATKGNTVAFGEFGLQATTSAWVTARQIESARIAATRRMGREGQVIIRIFPHFAKTSKPIGVRMGSGKGTPELWYTAVKVDTMMFEVAGVPEDVARDALRLAGHKLPVKWRIVKREGDK from the coding sequence ATGCTTCAACCAAAAAGAACAAAATATAGAAAACCTTTCTTAGTAAAACACGACAAACGTAGAGCTACTAAAGGTAACACAGTAGCATTTGGAGAATTCGGATTACAAGCTACAACTTCAGCATGAGTTACAGCTCGTCAAATCGAATCAGCTCGTATCGCTGCTACACGTAGAATGGGACGTGAAGGACAAGTTATTATCCGTATCTTCCCACACTTTGCAAAAACATCTAAACCTATTGGTGTTCGTATGGGATCAGGTAAAGGTACACCTGAATTATGATATACAGCAGTTAAAGTAGACACAATGATGTTTGAAGTTGCTGGAGTTCCAGAAGACGTAGCACGTGATGCTTTACGTTTAGCTGGTCACAAATTACCTGTTAAATGAAGAATTGTTAAAAGAGAAGGAGATAAATAA
- the rpsQ gene encoding 30S ribosomal protein S17, whose translation MERNTRKTLVGTVVSAGKSAKTIIVAVDTYKTHPLYSKRYKSTKRFAVHDENQVAQLGDVVLIMETRPLSRTKHFRLVEVKQQAAEGQN comes from the coding sequence ATGGAAAGAAACACAAGAAAAACACTTGTTGGTACAGTTGTTTCTGCTGGTAAATCAGCTAAAACAATTATTGTTGCAGTTGATACATACAAAACTCACCCATTATACTCAAAACGTTACAAATCAACAAAAAGATTCGCAGTTCACGATGAAAATCAAGTTGCTCAATTAGGAGATGTTGTTTTAATCATGGAAACAAGACCACTTTCAAGAACAAAACACTTCAGACTAGTTGAAGTTAAACAACAAGCTGCAGAAGGACAAAACTAA
- a CDS encoding type Z 30S ribosomal protein S14, which yields MARKALIEKAKRQPKFSTRAYTRCELCGRPHSVLRKYKVCRICFRNLAHEGKIPGMKKASW from the coding sequence ATGGCTAGAAAAGCATTAATCGAGAAAGCAAAACGTCAACCTAAATTCTCTACACGTGCTTACACACGTTGTGAATTATGTGGACGTCCACACTCAGTATTAAGAAAATATAAAGTATGTCGTATCTGTTTTAGAAATCTTGCTCACGAAGGTAAGATTCCAGGTATGAAGAAAGCGAGTTGATAA
- a CDS encoding thioredoxin family protein gives MFKKMTWKAAQEVINANPKDHLIFLNFTTNWCGDCKMMKPIVESVAAQYAGNDKISFINVDAEEAKLFREPDSKWKVLKVPTMILLQGNEILERGYEYIPTQILDSWISKKLS, from the coding sequence ATGTTTAAGAAAATGACTTGAAAAGCCGCACAAGAAGTAATTAATGCTAATCCAAAGGATCATTTAATTTTTCTTAATTTCACAACTAATTGGTGCGGAGATTGCAAAATGATGAAACCAATAGTTGAATCAGTTGCAGCTCAATATGCTGGAAATGATAAAATTAGCTTTATTAATGTAGATGCTGAGGAAGCTAAATTATTTAGAGAACCTGATTCAAAATGAAAAGTTTTAAAAGTTCCAACAATGATTTTATTACAAGGAAATGAAATTTTAGAAAGAGGATATGAGTACATTCCTACCCAAATTTTAGACAGTTGAATTAGTAAAAAATTGTCATAA